One Prunus dulcis chromosome 8, ALMONDv2, whole genome shotgun sequence DNA window includes the following coding sequences:
- the LOC117638664 gene encoding GABA transporter 1-like, producing the protein MSQTELPNSTAEVEVERPVVVLVVEEEAAKQGTGTWKHAAFHMATTIATPAAYAPLPFALASLGWPLGVSSLVAATLATWYSSFLIASLWNWDGKKHVTYRHLAHSIFGFWGYWSIAFFQQVASVGNNIAIHIAAGSSLKAVYKYYDKDGGLTLQHFIIFFGAFELLLSQLPDIHSLRWVNALCTFSTIGFAGTTIGVTIYNGKKIDRKSVSYRLDGSSSSKAFRAFNALGAIAFSFGDAMLPEIQNTVREPAKKNMYKGVSAAYAVIVLSYWQLAFTGYWAFGSRVQPYILSSLTVPQWTIVMANLFAVIQISGCFQIYCRPTYAYFEERLLSHKTTNHFTSRNNLIRLVFTSMYMVLITLVAAAMPFFGDFVSICGAVGFTPLDFVFPALAYLKARRRPQNTKIYLSLLLLNFAMVAWFSSVAVLGCIGAVKFIVEDVKTYKFFHDM; encoded by the exons atgtcACAAACAGAACTACCAAATTCAACAGCAGAAGTGGAAGTAGAAAGACCAGTAGTAGTACTAGtagtagaagaagaagcagcaaaaCAAGGCACAGGGACGTGGAAGCACGCTGCTTTCCACATGGCCACCACGATTGCCACACCAGCCGCTTATGCTCCCCTGCCTTTTGCTCTCGCTTCTCTCGGTTGGCCTCTCG GGGTAAGCAGTTTGGTGGCTGCAACACTAGCCACGTGGTATTCTAGCTTTCTCATTGCATCTCTGTGGAATTGGGATGGCAAGAAACATGTCACCTATCGCCACTTAGCACACAGCATTTTTG GGTTCTGGGGTTATTGGTCAATTGCATTTTTTCAACAGGTAGCCTCTGTAGGCAATAATATTGCCATTCATATTGCAGCTGGAAGCAGCCTTAAG GCTGTTTACAAATATTATGACAAGGATGGTGGCTTAACCCTGCagcattttattattttctttgggGCCTTTGAGCTCTTGCTGTCTCAGCTCCCTGATATTCACTCCTTGAGATGGGTAAATGCCTTGTGCACTTTCAGCACCATTGGCTTTGCTGGCACAACCATTGGTGTCACTATTTATAACG GGAAAAAGATTGATAGGAAATCAGTCAGTTACAGATTGGATGGAAGCTCATCTTCTAAAGCCTTCAGAGCCTTTAATGCTCTTGGGGCaattgccttttcctttggAGATGCCATGCTTCCAGAGATACAG AATACTGTGAGAGAACCTGCAAAGAAGAACATGTATAAAGGAGTATCAGCAGCATATGCTGTCATTGTGTTGAGCTACTGGCAATTGGCCTTCACTGGCTACTGGGCTTTTGGTTCACGAGTCCAGCCTTACATCTTGTCTTCCCTAACTGTTCCCCAATGGACTATTGTCATGGCCAATCTTTTTGCTGTTATACAGATCTCAGGATGTTTTCAG ATATATTGCAGGCCAACATATGCCTACTTTGAGGAAAGACTATTGTCTCACAAAACTACCAATCACTTCACATCCAGAAACAATCTAATTCGTCTTGTTTTTACGTCCATGTATATGGTTCTCATTACTCTTGTTGCAGCAGCCATGCCTTTCTTTGGGGATTTTGTGTCAATCTGTGGAGCAGTTGGGTTCACACCACTGGATTTTGTGTTCCCTGCTCTGGCATATCTAAAAGCTAGAAGACGGCcccaaaataccaaaatttacCTTTCTTTGCTGCTTCTTAACTTTGCCATGGTGGCTTGGTTCTCCAGTGTTGCAGTGTTGGGTTGCATTGGTGCAGTCAAGTTCATTGTGGAAGATGTCAAGACTTACAAATTCTTTCATGATATGTGA